A region from the Gemmatimonadales bacterium genome encodes:
- a CDS encoding nuclear transport factor 2 family protein: MGVLEKSEHPKKRDKILEHSALNLNRPFKAHSVWDEDLIEERSKTLRPRAAFDARRVTTIDCSEGRQPTKVGGVSTVNDLTTRGPANDPQDLERLLVARENAGDVTGMTALFEPDAVVDIGGGTFLRGKEATHEFFTKLQVTGFGPEKRKFEFGEQRPALICGDLALTSTRSRDGTVTSEVARRQKDGTWLWVIDRYSVSW; encoded by the coding sequence ATGGGTGTTCTTGAGAAATCCGAGCATCCGAAAAAGCGGGACAAGATTCTCGAACATAGTGCTTTGAACCTCAACCGGCCATTCAAAGCCCATTCTGTTTGGGACGAAGACTTGATCGAGGAACGGTCCAAAACCCTCAGGCCAAGAGCTGCTTTTGACGCCCGGCGCGTGACGACGATAGACTGCAGTGAAGGTCGGCAACCCACAAAAGTTGGCGGAGTGTCCACTGTGAATGATTTAACGACAAGAGGGCCGGCCAACGATCCCCAGGATTTGGAGCGATTGTTGGTAGCGAGAGAGAACGCGGGAGATGTTACTGGCATGACGGCGTTGTTCGAGCCGGACGCGGTAGTCGACATTGGCGGTGGAACGTTCCTGCGTGGCAAAGAGGCCACTCACGAGTTTTTTACGAAACTCCAGGTTACGGGGTTTGGACCGGAAAAACGAAAGTTCGAGTTCGGAGAACAGCGACCGGCGCTCATTTGCGGTGATCTGGCCCTCACCTCGACGCGCAGCCGTGATGGTACCGTGACCTCGGAAGTTGCGCGGCGCCAGAAGGATGGGACGTGGCTATGGGTGATTGACAGGTATTCCGTCTCGTGGTGA